A genomic region of Gemmatimonadota bacterium contains the following coding sequences:
- a CDS encoding CPBP family intramembrane glutamic endopeptidase, producing the protein MEGPRATRSAPFGWGGLILRLSLFFGVLAALVWGAGTLGVAAFLGGALTLLLASVAAGVLVLRLDGRRPGALGFPLALSLPRELGRGVGLGLALGLAVTGLIALGGGIALGSEPGTPLGWLGAAWGSFAFFALPAAAEEALARGYAFQVLAARLGGWPALALTSVAFSALHLGNPDVAPLALVNLAAAGALLGLVYLRTLSLWWASGVHLGWNWSIGFWVDLPVSGLDLVDAPYLALRMDGPAWWSGGAFGPEGGIAALVVLTGAAVWIARTRWLAPEPSAVQWRPLPDPLQPGHPREGSEY; encoded by the coding sequence GTGGAGGGTCCGCGCGCGACCCGCTCCGCCCCGTTCGGGTGGGGCGGCCTGATCCTCCGCCTCTCCCTGTTCTTCGGCGTGCTGGCCGCCCTGGTGTGGGGGGCCGGCACGCTCGGGGTGGCGGCCTTCCTGGGTGGGGCGCTCACCCTGCTGCTCGCCTCGGTCGCGGCCGGTGTGCTCGTCCTGCGGCTGGACGGACGCCGCCCCGGGGCCCTCGGCTTCCCGCTGGCGCTCTCCCTCCCGCGGGAGTTGGGCCGAGGGGTGGGGCTGGGGCTCGCGCTGGGCCTGGCCGTCACCGGGCTCATCGCGCTCGGCGGGGGCATCGCGCTGGGCTCCGAGCCCGGCACCCCGCTCGGGTGGCTCGGCGCCGCGTGGGGCTCGTTCGCCTTCTTCGCCCTGCCGGCCGCGGCCGAGGAGGCCCTGGCCCGTGGGTACGCCTTCCAGGTCCTGGCCGCCCGCCTGGGCGGGTGGCCCGCGCTGGCCTTGACCAGCGTCGCCTTCTCGGCCCTCCACCTCGGCAACCCGGACGTCGCGCCCCTCGCGCTGGTGAATCTGGCCGCCGCAGGCGCGCTCCTGGGCCTGGTCTACCTGCGCACCCTGAGCCTGTGGTGGGCGTCGGGCGTCCACCTGGGCTGGAACTGGTCGATCGGCTTCTGGGTCGACCTCCCCGTGAGCGGCCTCGACCTGGTCGATGCACCCTACCTGGCGCTCCGGATGGACGGCCCTGCCTGGTGGAGCGGGGGCGCCTTCGGCCCGGAAGGGGGCATCGCGGCCCTGGTCGTGCTGACCGGCGCGGCCGTCTGGATCGCCCGCACGAGATGGCTCGCTCCGGAGCCGTCGGCCGTGCAGTGGCGACCCCTACCGGACCCCCTCCAGCCGGGGCACCCCCGGGAGGGGTCGGAGTACTAG
- a CDS encoding acyl-CoA dehydrogenase family protein, producing the protein MALTQEQLELRALAREFAQSELRPHSARWDAERRLDADVHGKLAELGFFGMRVPEAYGGLGLDVPTYLTVLEQIAWGDASVALDLAIHNGPLVALLLGFADDAQKTRWLTPMASGDVLGAFALTEPQAGSDAAALSTRAERDGDGWRIRGRKRWVTNGARAGVVAVFARTGEGAHEVGLFLVEPGTDGYTVTGRETTLGLRATETVSVELDVRVDGSALVGQPGAAFGYAMQALGVGRLGIAAQAVGIAQAALEHAVAYALGREQFDRPLAAFGAIQEKLATMAIRVGAARSLLEQTAAALDLPAGPAALAPAAACAAAKVFASETAMYVADEAVQIFGGYGYMRDYPVEKLMRDAKGTEIYEGTNEVLRWIVARDLLGGDGASTGT; encoded by the coding sequence ATGGCGCTCACCCAGGAACAACTGGAGCTGCGCGCGCTGGCGCGCGAGTTCGCGCAGTCGGAGCTCCGCCCGCACAGCGCCCGCTGGGACGCCGAGCGCCGCCTGGACGCCGACGTGCACGGCAAGCTGGCCGAGCTGGGCTTCTTCGGCATGCGGGTCCCCGAGGCCTACGGGGGGCTCGGCCTGGACGTGCCCACCTACCTGACCGTGCTCGAGCAGATCGCGTGGGGGGATGCGTCCGTCGCCCTCGATCTCGCCATCCACAACGGGCCGCTGGTCGCGCTGCTCCTGGGCTTCGCCGACGACGCCCAGAAGACGCGCTGGCTCACTCCCATGGCCTCGGGCGACGTGCTCGGGGCCTTCGCGTTGACGGAGCCCCAGGCGGGCAGCGACGCCGCCGCCCTGTCCACCCGCGCCGAGCGGGACGGCGACGGGTGGCGCATCCGGGGCCGCAAGCGCTGGGTGACCAATGGGGCCCGGGCGGGCGTGGTGGCCGTCTTCGCGCGCACGGGGGAGGGAGCCCACGAGGTGGGGCTGTTCCTCGTCGAGCCCGGAACGGACGGCTACACCGTGACGGGCCGCGAGACCACGCTGGGCCTGCGGGCCACCGAGACCGTTTCCGTGGAGCTGGACGTGCGGGTGGACGGCTCGGCCCTGGTGGGGCAGCCCGGCGCGGCCTTCGGCTACGCCATGCAGGCCCTCGGTGTGGGCCGGCTGGGCATCGCGGCCCAGGCGGTCGGCATCGCCCAGGCCGCCCTCGAGCACGCGGTGGCCTACGCGCTGGGCCGCGAGCAGTTCGACCGGCCCCTGGCGGCGTTCGGGGCCATCCAGGAGAAGCTGGCCACCATGGCGATCCGGGTGGGGGCGGCCCGGTCGTTGCTGGAGCAGACGGCGGCCGCGCTGGATCTGCCGGCCGGGCCGGCGGCGCTCGCGCCGGCGGCCGCCTGCGCGGCGGCCAAGGTGTTCGCGAGCGAGACCGCCATGTACGTGGCGGACGAGGCCGTCCAGATCTTCGGCGGCTACGGCTACATGAGGGATTACCCCGTGGAGAAGCTCATGCGCGACGCCAAGGGGACCGAGATCTACGAAGGCACGAACGAGGTGCTCCGTTGGATCGTCGCCCGCGATCTGCTGGGTGGCGACGGGGCATCCACTGGAACCTGA
- the rsmA gene encoding 16S rRNA (adenine(1518)-N(6)/adenine(1519)-N(6))-dimethyltransferase RsmA, which translates to MSLHGRPKRSLGQNFLVDPTLARRIVDAAPIEPGDTVVEIGPGRGALTHGLRERTDRLVLVELDDALAAHWSDRAQHDPGITLLHADVLELSLAALGDPAHTVVVGNIPYNITSPLLFHLLARPRPRAIVVMVQKEVADRLRAEPGSKAYGALTVGIRTVAEVDGVLRVPPGAFRPRPRVDSAVVRLVPHRPPRLTVDEEGRLRHVVRAAFQWRRKQIAKVLRDHPDLALGARADGVLDAVGLPAERRPDQIAPETWVALAQAWADARARGAG; encoded by the coding sequence GTGTCGCTGCACGGACGACCCAAGCGCTCGCTCGGTCAGAACTTCCTGGTCGATCCCACGCTCGCGCGTCGCATCGTGGACGCGGCGCCCATCGAGCCCGGGGACACCGTCGTGGAGATCGGGCCGGGACGTGGTGCGCTCACGCACGGGCTGCGGGAGCGCACCGACCGTCTGGTGCTCGTCGAGCTGGACGACGCGCTGGCCGCCCACTGGTCGGATCGGGCGCAGCACGACCCCGGCATCACGCTGCTCCACGCGGACGTGCTCGAGCTGTCGCTGGCCGCGCTGGGCGATCCGGCCCACACCGTCGTGGTGGGCAACATCCCCTACAACATCACCTCGCCGCTGCTCTTCCACCTGCTGGCCCGGCCCCGTCCCCGTGCGATCGTGGTGATGGTCCAGAAGGAGGTGGCCGACCGGCTCCGGGCGGAGCCCGGCAGCAAGGCGTACGGAGCCCTGACCGTGGGCATCCGCACGGTCGCGGAGGTGGACGGGGTGCTGCGGGTGCCGCCAGGCGCCTTCCGGCCGCGCCCGCGGGTGGACTCGGCGGTGGTGCGGCTCGTGCCCCATCGTCCCCCGCGCCTCACCGTGGACGAGGAGGGTAGGCTACGCCACGTCGTGCGCGCGGCCTTCCAGTGGCGGCGGAAGCAGATCGCCAAGGTGCTTCGCGATCACCCCGACCTGGCGCTGGGCGCCCGGGCGGACGGCGTCCTGGACGCCGTGGGACTGCCGGCGGAGCGGCGGCCGGACCAGATCGCCCCCGAGACGTGGGTGGCCCTGGCGCAGGCCTGGGCCGACGCGCGGGCGAGGGGGGCAGGATGA
- a CDS encoding biotin transporter BioY encodes MPLQTGRWTEARTAHQALGVIAAVALIAGAARVAIPLPGTPVPVTLQPIAVLLVGGLLGAVPGAFALLAYLTLGALGAPVFSGGGAGLPWLLGPTGGYLAAFPVAAFAVGALLGRTPGLVRASLGTAAGLVVILTGGVAQLALVSGQGLEGAFRMGALPFLPGGAVQVALAVLLLRVIGGDPARRA; translated from the coding sequence GTGCCCCTGCAGACCGGACGCTGGACCGAAGCCCGCACCGCCCACCAGGCGCTGGGCGTGATCGCCGCCGTGGCGCTGATCGCAGGCGCCGCGCGCGTGGCCATCCCCCTTCCCGGCACGCCGGTGCCCGTCACGCTGCAGCCCATCGCGGTGCTGCTGGTCGGCGGTCTGCTGGGGGCCGTGCCGGGTGCCTTCGCGCTCCTGGCCTACCTGACCCTGGGCGCGCTGGGCGCGCCCGTGTTCTCGGGCGGTGGGGCAGGGCTCCCCTGGCTGCTCGGTCCCACCGGCGGCTACCTGGCCGCCTTCCCGGTGGCGGCGTTCGCGGTGGGCGCGCTGCTGGGGCGGACGCCGGGGCTGGTGCGCGCCTCGTTGGGCACCGCGGCCGGCCTGGTCGTCATCCTGACGGGTGGCGTGGCCCAGCTCGCGCTGGTCTCCGGCCAGGGTCTGGAGGGCGCCTTCCGCATGGGCGCCCTCCCGTTCCTGCCGGGCGGGGCCGTCCAGGTGGCCCTGGCCGTCCTGCTGCTCCGGGTGATCGGGGGGGATCCGGCCCGGCGGGCCTGA
- a CDS encoding amino acid dehydrogenase — MKIFDALQTFGHEQIVLWSEPTLGYKGIIAIHDTTLGPALGGTRFWQYDSDEAAITDALRLSRGMTYKAAITGLNLGGGKSVIIGDNRTRDREMIFRAHGRAVESLGGRYITAEDVGTSVDDMEFVRMETDSVVGLLGRSGDPSPVTAYGVYRGIKACAHERYGSDDLSEKHVSVQGLGHVGYHLCSYLHEDGARLTVTDIDAQRVQRVVDDFGATAVGTHDIYAVDADIFAPCALGAVVDDETLKVFTVDVIAGAANNQLAEARHGEALQKKGILYAPDYVINAGGLINVYGEINEWGRDRAKRKAGDIYNTLLRIFQRADADGVPTSVAADRLAEQRLAEVRTLQKSWV; from the coding sequence ATGAAGATCTTCGATGCGCTCCAGACGTTCGGACACGAGCAGATCGTGTTGTGGAGCGAGCCCACGCTCGGCTACAAGGGCATCATCGCCATCCACGATACGACGCTCGGGCCCGCGCTGGGCGGGACACGCTTCTGGCAGTACGACTCCGACGAGGCGGCCATCACCGACGCGCTGCGCCTGTCCCGCGGCATGACCTACAAGGCCGCGATCACCGGTCTCAATCTGGGCGGCGGCAAGTCGGTCATCATCGGCGACAACCGCACGCGTGACCGCGAGATGATCTTCCGGGCGCATGGGCGCGCGGTCGAATCGCTCGGCGGCCGCTACATCACGGCCGAAGACGTCGGCACCTCCGTGGACGACATGGAGTTCGTGCGGATGGAGACCGACTCGGTCGTCGGACTGCTCGGCCGCTCGGGGGATCCGTCCCCCGTGACCGCCTACGGCGTCTACCGCGGCATCAAGGCGTGCGCGCACGAGCGCTACGGCTCGGACGACCTGTCGGAGAAGCACGTGAGCGTGCAGGGCCTCGGGCACGTGGGCTACCACCTCTGCTCGTACCTGCACGAGGATGGCGCTCGGCTGACCGTCACCGACATCGACGCGCAGCGCGTCCAGCGCGTGGTGGACGACTTCGGCGCCACCGCCGTGGGTACCCACGACATCTACGCGGTGGACGCCGACATCTTCGCACCGTGTGCCCTCGGAGCGGTGGTCGACGACGAGACGCTGAAGGTGTTCACGGTCGACGTCATCGCGGGAGCGGCCAACAACCAGCTGGCCGAGGCGCGGCACGGGGAAGCCCTGCAGAAGAAGGGCATCCTGTACGCGCCCGACTACGTGATCAACGCCGGCGGCCTCATCAACGTCTATGGCGAGATCAACGAGTGGGGCCGCGATCGGGCGAAGCGGAAGGCGGGTGACATCTACAACACCCTGCTGCGCATCTTCCAGCGGGCGGATGCCGACGGCGTACCCACGAGCGTGGCGGCGGACCGGCTGGCCGAGCAGCGGCTGGCGGAAGTACGCACGCTCCAGAAGAGCTGGGTCTGA
- a CDS encoding 3'-5' exonuclease, producing MSGRARPGSLVDRAFRRLETGPTSTEDLAADVLSLRGHPGAAGKAVLALLGGDSRFEVDPQGMWRLAPGAVPVGTPLRDLRFAVVDVETTGGPFSRGHRITEVAVVEVRSGRVEESWHTLVHPGRPVPPSIFRLTGISDALLAGAPYFDEIANEVAARLEGRVFVAHNVGFDWGFVSRQIGETSGAVPRVPRLCTVRLAKRLLPQLRNRSLDGLADHFEVPIYDRHRAYGDALATARVLVRLLDLAERMGLSDLHALQRYLRYVPRRERPRRPRVQTDLFTPGHG from the coding sequence ATGAGCGGACGTGCGCGACCCGGCTCGCTGGTGGATCGCGCATTCCGCCGACTCGAGACGGGGCCCACGTCCACCGAGGATCTGGCCGCCGACGTGCTGAGCCTGCGGGGGCACCCGGGTGCGGCCGGCAAGGCCGTCCTGGCCCTGCTCGGGGGCGACAGCCGCTTCGAGGTGGACCCGCAGGGCATGTGGCGGCTGGCGCCCGGCGCAGTGCCCGTCGGGACGCCGCTGCGCGATCTGCGTTTCGCGGTCGTGGATGTCGAGACCACGGGCGGCCCCTTCTCCCGCGGCCACCGCATCACCGAGGTGGCGGTGGTGGAGGTGCGGAGCGGTCGGGTGGAGGAGAGCTGGCACACCCTGGTGCACCCGGGCCGTCCGGTCCCTCCGTCCATCTTCCGGCTCACCGGCATCTCGGACGCGCTGCTCGCGGGCGCGCCGTATTTCGACGAGATCGCGAACGAGGTCGCGGCCCGCCTGGAGGGAAGGGTGTTCGTCGCGCACAACGTCGGCTTCGATTGGGGCTTCGTGTCGCGACAGATCGGCGAGACCTCGGGTGCGGTGCCGCGCGTGCCGCGACTGTGCACGGTGCGCCTCGCCAAGCGCCTGCTGCCGCAGCTCCGCAACCGGAGCCTGGACGGCCTGGCCGACCACTTCGAGGTGCCTATCTACGACCGGCATCGCGCCTACGGGGACGCGCTCGCCACGGCGCGCGTGCTGGTCCGCCTGCTGGATCTGGCCGAGCGCATGGGGCTGTCGGACCTGCACGCGCTGCAGCGCTATCTTCGCTACGTGCCCAGGCGCGAGCGGCCCCGAAGGCCGCGCGTCCAGACCGATCTCTTCACGCCGGGTCACGGATGA
- a CDS encoding redox-sensing transcriptional repressor Rex — MSRKISDSTVRRLSLYLRFLEEFERGGTRTVSSRELARRGATTAAQVRKDLSLFGSFGKRGRGYDVADLSDHLRDILGLGRRWRVALVGAGRIGTALFEYADFRRRGFEIVTVFDSDPGKVGRCLGEVRIEAEEDLERVLAERPVDIAVLAVPVEAAQGIVDRLAAVGVHGVLNFAPTQLHAPAGVALRDVNMSMELEALAFSLSQGPDA, encoded by the coding sequence GTGTCCCGCAAGATCTCCGATTCCACCGTCCGGCGCCTTTCGCTCTACCTCCGCTTCCTGGAGGAATTCGAGCGCGGCGGGACGCGCACCGTCTCCAGTCGCGAGCTGGCCCGGCGGGGGGCCACCACGGCCGCCCAGGTCCGCAAGGACCTCTCGCTCTTCGGCTCCTTCGGCAAGCGCGGACGGGGCTACGACGTCGCGGACCTCTCCGACCACCTGCGGGACATCCTGGGCCTCGGCCGCCGGTGGCGCGTGGCGCTGGTCGGTGCCGGGCGCATCGGGACGGCGCTCTTCGAGTACGCCGACTTCCGCCGCCGTGGCTTCGAGATCGTGACCGTCTTCGACTCCGATCCGGGCAAGGTGGGACGGTGTCTGGGGGAGGTCCGCATCGAAGCGGAGGAGGACCTGGAGCGGGTGCTCGCGGAGCGTCCGGTCGACATCGCGGTCCTGGCCGTCCCCGTGGAGGCGGCGCAGGGCATCGTCGACCGCCTCGCGGCGGTGGGTGTGCACGGGGTCCTGAACTTCGCCCCCACCCAACTGCACGCACCGGCCGGCGTGGCGCTGCGGGACGTCAACATGTCGATGGAGCTGGAGGCGCTCGCCTTTTCCCTCAGCCAGGGTCCGGACGCATGA
- a CDS encoding MBL fold metallo-hydrolase: MSGPRPLVTSFAVGRLRVHALEAGLQRLDGGAMFGVVPKPLWEKRIPADARNRIPLAMRCLLVEAPSALVLIDTGAGDKETDKFKDIYGLENEGDPTALEDAIRAAGHRPEDVDIVVDTHLHFDHAGGNTRRAPDAVPGEDGHSVGAVPSFPRARYVVQEKELAFARWDNPRIRASYLPANYEPVAEAGLFDLVDGEAVVTEGISVLPTPGHIPHHQSVLIESDGETAIFLGDVCPTSAHVPLPWIMGYDVEPLTTLDTKTWLWKRAVAEAWTLVFEHDPEVVRARLQGDPGRPELVDVVRVGG, encoded by the coding sequence ATGAGCGGCCCACGTCCTCTGGTCACCTCGTTCGCGGTCGGCCGGCTGCGCGTGCACGCGTTGGAGGCGGGGCTCCAGCGCCTGGACGGCGGCGCCATGTTCGGCGTGGTGCCGAAGCCGCTCTGGGAGAAGCGCATCCCGGCCGACGCGCGCAACCGCATCCCGCTGGCCATGCGCTGCCTGCTGGTGGAGGCGCCCTCCGCCCTGGTGCTCATCGACACCGGCGCGGGGGACAAGGAGACGGACAAGTTCAAGGACATCTACGGCCTCGAGAACGAGGGCGACCCCACCGCGCTCGAGGATGCCATCCGCGCCGCCGGCCACCGGCCCGAGGACGTGGACATCGTGGTGGACACGCACCTGCACTTCGACCACGCCGGCGGCAACACGCGACGCGCCCCGGATGCGGTCCCGGGTGAGGACGGGCACAGTGTAGGCGCCGTCCCGTCCTTTCCGCGGGCGCGCTATGTGGTGCAGGAGAAGGAGCTCGCGTTCGCGCGCTGGGACAACCCGCGCATCCGGGCCAGCTATCTGCCGGCCAACTACGAGCCGGTGGCGGAGGCGGGCCTGTTCGACCTGGTGGACGGCGAGGCCGTGGTGACGGAGGGCATCAGCGTGCTTCCCACCCCGGGTCACATCCCGCACCACCAGTCCGTGCTGATCGAGAGCGACGGCGAGACCGCCATCTTCCTGGGCGACGTGTGCCCGACCAGCGCGCACGTCCCGCTGCCCTGGATCATGGGCTACGACGTGGAGCCGCTGACCACGCTCGACACCAAGACGTGGCTGTGGAAGCGCGCGGTGGCGGAAGCGTGGACGCTGGTGTTCGAACACGACCCGGAGGTGGTGCGGGCCCGCCTGCAGGGCGATCCCGGGCGGCCCGAGCTGGTGGACGTGGTGCGGGTGGGCGGTTAG
- a CDS encoding 3-hydroxybutyryl-CoA dehydrogenase: MEFEHVAVVGAGTMGNGIAHVAALSGRRVTLVDVDRDALAGGLATIGKNLDRQVKKGTLSQEDRDAASGRIEGSTDLAAAAAGAGIVIEAAPERADLKVRIFQTLDESAPEGAILATNTSSISITEIAAHTRRPGSVIGMHFMNPVPVMKLVEVIRGLATTDETTAAVFALSRDLGKEPVEVNDYPGFVSNRVLMPMINEAIFCLMEGVGEAEAIDTVMKLGMNHPMGPLALADLIGLDTCLNILEVLHGGLGDDRYRPCPLLRKYVAAGWLGRKAGRGFYRYDA; this comes from the coding sequence ATGGAGTTCGAGCACGTCGCGGTGGTCGGAGCGGGGACCATGGGGAACGGGATCGCCCACGTGGCGGCCCTCTCCGGTCGCCGGGTGACGCTGGTGGATGTGGACCGGGACGCACTGGCCGGAGGCCTCGCCACCATCGGCAAGAACCTCGACCGCCAGGTGAAGAAGGGCACGCTCTCCCAGGAGGACCGCGACGCCGCCTCGGGACGCATCGAGGGCTCGACCGACCTCGCCGCCGCGGCGGCCGGGGCGGGCATCGTGATCGAGGCCGCGCCCGAACGGGCCGATCTCAAGGTCCGGATCTTCCAGACCCTGGACGAGTCCGCCCCCGAGGGCGCGATCCTCGCCACCAACACCTCTTCCATCTCCATCACCGAGATCGCCGCGCATACGCGCCGCCCGGGCTCGGTGATCGGCATGCACTTCATGAACCCCGTCCCGGTCATGAAGCTGGTCGAGGTGATCCGCGGGCTGGCCACCACCGACGAGACCACCGCCGCGGTCTTCGCGCTCTCGCGTGACCTGGGCAAGGAGCCGGTCGAGGTCAACGACTACCCCGGCTTCGTCTCCAATCGCGTGCTGATGCCCATGATCAACGAGGCGATCTTCTGCCTCATGGAAGGGGTGGGCGAGGCGGAGGCGATCGACACGGTCATGAAGCTCGGGATGAACCACCCCATGGGCCCGCTGGCCCTGGCCGACCTCATCGGGCTGGACACCTGCCTGAACATCCTGGAGGTCCTGCACGGCGGGCTCGGAGACGACCGCTACCGCCCCTGTCCGCTGCTCCGGAAGTACGTCGCCGCCGGTTGGTTGGGTCGCAAGGCCGGCCGTGGCTTCTACCGGTACGACGCCTGA
- a CDS encoding acetyl-CoA C-acetyltransferase, translating to MNKATTPVLLKGSARTPIGRFLGGLSSIAAPDLGAIALRAAVQRSGIDLGDIDEVIMGNVVTAGAGQAPARQAAVRSGIPATVPALTVNKVCGSGLKAVMLAAQAVKAGDARLVVAGGMESMSNVPFYLRGLREGVKFGDQTVQDGLIYDGLWCSFGHCHMGGHAEYTAAKAGVSREDADQFSLRSHQKAIDAIEAGRFQDEIVPVEVKTRKGVTVVDTDESPRKDTSLEALGKLRPAFPNDAPKDLENLVVTAGNAPGLNDGAAALVVASLEYAEAHGLPVEAIITGYASGATEPQDLFFAPVDAMQRLMKKEGKRIGDYDLFEVNEAFAVQAIADMRALEMDPDKVNINGGAVALGHPIGASGARVLVTLLGALEDRGASTGVATLCLGGGNAVALSVEKA from the coding sequence ATGAACAAGGCCACCACCCCGGTCCTCCTCAAGGGCTCGGCCCGCACGCCCATCGGGCGCTTCCTGGGCGGGCTGTCCTCCATCGCCGCGCCCGACCTGGGCGCGATCGCCCTGCGCGCCGCGGTGCAGCGGAGCGGGATCGACCTCGGCGACATCGACGAGGTGATCATGGGGAACGTGGTGACGGCCGGAGCCGGCCAGGCCCCCGCCCGGCAGGCCGCCGTCCGGAGTGGCATCCCGGCCACGGTGCCCGCGCTCACCGTGAACAAGGTGTGCGGATCGGGCCTGAAGGCCGTGATGCTGGCGGCCCAGGCCGTCAAGGCCGGTGACGCCCGCCTGGTGGTGGCCGGCGGCATGGAATCGATGTCGAACGTGCCGTTCTACCTGCGGGGCCTGCGCGAGGGCGTGAAGTTCGGCGACCAGACCGTGCAGGACGGGCTGATCTACGACGGCCTGTGGTGCTCCTTCGGCCACTGCCACATGGGCGGTCACGCCGAATACACGGCGGCCAAGGCGGGCGTGAGCCGCGAGGACGCCGACCAGTTCAGCCTGCGCTCCCACCAGAAGGCCATCGACGCCATCGAGGCCGGCCGCTTCCAGGACGAGATCGTCCCGGTCGAGGTGAAGACGCGCAAAGGCGTGACGGTCGTCGACACCGACGAGTCGCCCCGCAAGGACACCTCCCTCGAAGCCCTGGGCAAGCTGCGTCCGGCCTTCCCGAACGACGCGCCCAAGGATCTCGAGAACCTCGTTGTCACCGCGGGCAACGCGCCCGGCCTGAACGACGGCGCCGCCGCGCTCGTGGTGGCGTCGCTCGAGTACGCCGAGGCCCACGGCCTCCCGGTCGAAGCGATCATCACCGGCTACGCCTCGGGTGCCACCGAGCCGCAGGACCTGTTCTTCGCGCCCGTCGACGCCATGCAGCGCCTGATGAAGAAGGAGGGCAAGCGCATCGGCGACTACGACCTCTTCGAGGTGAACGAGGCGTTCGCCGTGCAGGCCATCGCCGACATGCGCGCGCTGGAGATGGACCCGGACAAGGTCAACATCAACGGGGGCGCGGTCGCCCTGGGTCACCCCATCGGCGCCTCCGGCGCTCGCGTGCTGGTCACGCTGCTGGGCGCGCTCGAGGACAGGGGTGCCTCGACCGGCGTGGCCACGCTCTGCCTGGGCGGCGGCAACGCGGTGGCGCTCTCGGTCGAGAAGGCGTAG
- a CDS encoding GAF domain-containing SpoIIE family protein phosphatase — MIPDGPSGPPLPETVLRTLEDFRTALGIDVRLVATVDGARVVRDPAGAVPFDGAALRVPVATRSGPPLEIELCGATGSTTLGDLIAHQVELALEYDHEVHFFTYELSERYEEINLLYSISETLGSILRLEDAAHAILNEVCDVLAAERGSLWVHDEHPGMLRLVASVGRSGRDQPIRVDDVDAVTARVFREGRAAMYGPADAEAEGPDRPVERRGGARATESMLSVPIRYTPPSGVPRTVGVINLVGRRTGERFSASDQKLLSAIASQVGAALENNRLIEKTLAQERMGREMQLAHDLQMKLLPPVDRFPGAEVGARVRPAEQVGGDFYQLFPLSGGRIGVMIGDVSTHGFPAALIMTLVMSAAAIYAAEGGSPSGVLARVDAAVRDELETTEMYLTLFYGVIDPAAHRLVYANAGHPHAFRIQPDGTATRLAATDPPMGIAPEGRYTERSAAWEQEDVLLLFTDGLSDLLAEDRRGSGEERVISTVVRERTRPVAEIVDLLFALAADSEGTIPADDRTAMIVRL; from the coding sequence ATGATCCCGGACGGCCCGTCCGGGCCGCCGCTGCCGGAAACGGTCCTCCGGACCCTCGAAGACTTCCGCACCGCGCTCGGGATCGACGTGCGCCTCGTCGCCACCGTGGACGGTGCGCGCGTCGTGCGCGATCCCGCGGGAGCGGTGCCCTTCGACGGCGCCGCGTTGCGGGTGCCGGTGGCCACGCGCTCCGGTCCTCCGCTCGAGATCGAGCTGTGCGGCGCGACCGGCAGCACGACGCTGGGCGACCTCATCGCGCACCAGGTGGAGTTGGCCCTCGAGTACGATCACGAGGTGCACTTCTTCACGTACGAGCTCTCCGAGCGCTACGAGGAGATCAACCTCCTCTATTCCATCTCCGAGACGCTGGGCTCCATCCTGCGGCTGGAGGACGCCGCCCACGCGATCCTGAACGAGGTGTGCGACGTGCTCGCCGCCGAGCGTGGCTCGCTGTGGGTGCACGACGAGCACCCCGGCATGCTGCGCCTGGTCGCGTCCGTGGGGCGCTCCGGCCGCGACCAGCCCATCCGCGTGGACGACGTGGACGCAGTGACCGCCCGCGTCTTCCGTGAGGGCCGGGCGGCGATGTACGGTCCCGCGGACGCGGAGGCGGAGGGTCCCGATCGCCCGGTGGAGCGGCGCGGCGGAGCGCGTGCCACCGAGTCCATGCTCTCCGTGCCGATCCGCTACACACCGCCGAGCGGCGTGCCCCGCACGGTGGGGGTGATCAACCTCGTGGGCCGGCGCACCGGGGAGCGCTTCAGCGCGTCCGACCAGAAGCTCCTGTCCGCCATCGCGAGCCAGGTCGGCGCGGCGCTCGAGAACAATCGCCTCATCGAGAAGACGCTGGCGCAGGAGCGCATGGGGCGCGAGATGCAGCTCGCGCACGACCTGCAGATGAAGCTCCTCCCGCCCGTGGATCGCTTTCCGGGTGCGGAGGTGGGCGCGCGCGTGCGTCCCGCCGAGCAGGTGGGCGGGGACTTCTATCAGCTCTTCCCGCTCAGCGGCGGCCGCATCGGCGTCATGATCGGGGATGTCTCGACACACGGCTTCCCGGCGGCGTTGATCATGACGCTGGTGATGAGCGCGGCCGCCATCTACGCGGCCGAAGGCGGTTCGCCCTCCGGCGTGCTGGCCCGCGTCGACGCCGCGGTGCGCGACGAGCTCGAGACCACGGAGATGTACCTGACGCTGTTCTACGGCGTCATCGATCCGGCCGCCCATCGTCTGGTCTACGCCAACGCCGGGCACCCCCACGCCTTCCGCATCCAACCCGACGGGACGGCAACCCGGCTGGCGGCCACCGATCCACCCATGGGCATCGCGCCCGAGGGTCGCTACACCGAGCGGAGCGCGGCGTGGGAGCAGGAGGACGTGCTGCTGCTCTTCACGGACGGTCTGTCCGACCTGTTGGCCGAGGACCGGCGCGGCTCGGGCGAGGAGCGCGTGATCTCCACGGTCGTGCGTGAGCGCACGCGGCCCGTCGCGGAGATCGTGGACCTGCTCTTCGCGCTGGCCGCGGACAGCGAAGGGACCATTCCCGCCGACGACCGCACGGCGATGATCGTCCGGCTCTGA